One Caldalkalibacillus uzonensis DNA segment encodes these proteins:
- a CDS encoding GNAT family N-acetyltransferase, whose protein sequence is MYKKLYLPYHGKNARVVIRNYTEQDFAELIRIQQESFPPPFPSELWWNVQQLNNHVTIFPEGALCVEVEGTLAGSMTGLIVHFDRHHPAHTWEEITDNGYITNHNPQGNTLYVVDICVRPGYRGLDLGKWLMQSMYEVVVYKGLERLLGGGRMPGYHKHASHLSADQYLHKVVNGELKDPVISFLLRCGRTPLGVVPNYLEDEESHNYAALMEWRNPFLQNGT, encoded by the coding sequence ATGTATAAAAAGCTTTATCTTCCCTATCATGGGAAAAACGCCCGGGTGGTTATCCGCAACTATACTGAGCAGGATTTTGCGGAACTGATCCGCATTCAACAGGAAAGTTTTCCGCCTCCTTTTCCTTCTGAGCTGTGGTGGAATGTACAGCAACTAAATAATCATGTGACCATTTTTCCTGAGGGAGCCTTATGTGTGGAAGTGGAAGGAACACTAGCCGGATCAATGACAGGGCTCATTGTCCACTTTGATCGCCATCACCCTGCCCACACCTGGGAAGAGATAACGGATAACGGCTACATCACCAATCACAACCCCCAAGGCAACACCCTGTATGTGGTCGATATTTGTGTCCGGCCGGGATACCGTGGCCTTGATCTGGGCAAATGGCTCATGCAATCCATGTATGAAGTGGTGGTGTACAAAGGGTTGGAGCGGCTGTTAGGCGGTGGCCGCATGCCCGGCTATCACAAACATGCCTCTCACTTATCAGCTGATCAATACCTGCACAAAGTTGTGAACGGCGAGCTGAAGGACCCGGTGATCAGCTTTCTGCTCCGTTGTGGACGCACACCTTTGGGGGTCGTGCCCAATTATTTGGAGGATGAAGAGTCACACAACTATGCGGCTCTGATGGAATGGCGCAATCCCTTTTTGCAAAACGGAACATAA
- a CDS encoding S8 family peptidase — protein MSMLSIIRFILGFGYKLDRSLRKVLLKPYRTLRWIPCLLYPLLEKILKKTVSLPVIIQFDEQSFQTMDTVMGITRQYWRCRIKHRYPAVGCCSADLNVEAIEKLVTDCPQVKKIFFDREVRALLDVASPAILAHRVHRQGLTGKGVTIAVIDTGIYPHPDLINPENRLVAFKDFVNQRTEPYDDHGHGTHCAGDAVSNGYSSNGTYTGPAPEAQVVGVKVLNGMGSGNLSTVMAGVQWCIDHKEQYGIDIISMSLGSTATQPAKDDPLVQIVEKAWRAGIVVCAAAGNEGPEEGTIASPGISPLIITVGAMDDKGTVTREDDEVAPFSSRGPTVDQKGKPDLLAPGVNIISWRAPGSFLDKASKSGWVGEYYMTMSGTSMATPICAGVAALILEQHPGLSPDEVKRRMLETAQDWDLPPQVQGKGYVDAEQAISI, from the coding sequence ATGTCAATGCTTTCCATTATTCGCTTTATTCTCGGATTTGGGTACAAGCTGGACCGCTCCCTGCGCAAGGTACTGCTCAAACCTTATCGTACCTTGCGCTGGATTCCTTGTTTATTGTACCCTCTGCTGGAGAAGATACTGAAGAAGACGGTTTCCCTTCCGGTGATTATTCAGTTTGACGAACAAAGTTTTCAAACCATGGATACGGTTATGGGTATAACCAGGCAATATTGGCGTTGCCGGATCAAGCACCGTTATCCTGCGGTAGGGTGCTGTTCAGCTGACTTAAATGTTGAAGCGATCGAAAAGCTGGTCACTGACTGTCCACAAGTGAAAAAAATCTTTTTTGACCGGGAAGTTCGTGCGCTCCTGGATGTGGCTTCTCCTGCCATCTTGGCCCATCGCGTGCATCGCCAAGGATTGACCGGAAAAGGAGTGACGATCGCCGTTATTGATACGGGGATTTATCCTCATCCTGATTTAATCAATCCAGAGAACCGGCTTGTTGCCTTTAAAGATTTTGTCAACCAGCGCACTGAACCTTATGATGACCATGGCCACGGGACTCATTGTGCCGGAGATGCTGTGTCCAATGGCTACAGTTCAAATGGCACATATACGGGTCCTGCGCCGGAAGCACAAGTGGTGGGTGTTAAAGTGCTAAATGGAATGGGGAGCGGCAACTTGTCCACGGTTATGGCCGGGGTACAGTGGTGTATCGATCATAAAGAACAATATGGTATTGATATCATTTCAATGTCCCTGGGCAGCACGGCCACCCAGCCGGCCAAAGATGATCCACTGGTGCAAATAGTAGAAAAAGCTTGGCGAGCCGGCATCGTTGTCTGTGCGGCAGCGGGAAATGAAGGGCCGGAAGAAGGTACCATTGCCAGTCCGGGAATCAGCCCGCTGATTATCACCGTGGGTGCGATGGATGATAAGGGAACAGTGACCCGTGAAGATGATGAGGTGGCACCGTTTTCCAGCCGGGGCCCCACCGTGGATCAAAAAGGAAAACCCGATCTTTTGGCTCCAGGTGTAAATATTATTTCCTGGCGCGCACCAGGTTCCTTTTTGGATAAAGCATCTAAATCCGGGTGGGTGGGAGAGTATTATATGACTATGTCGGGCACATCTATGGCCACCCCCATTTGTGCCGGTGTGGCTGCGCTTATCCTAGAGCAACATCCCGGTCTGAGTCCGGACGAGGTGAAACGCAGGATGCTGGAGACTGCACAAGATTGGGACTTGCCACCCCAGGTGCAAGGAAAAGGGTATGTGGACGCTGAGCAGGCAATAAGCATATAA
- a CDS encoding sodium:calcium antiporter: protein MVYLLFAISAVVTIIVAVRLSTYADVISHKTAFGGMLIGAVLLAMATSLPEVTTSVTAVLINNPDLAVGNLLGSNLFNLLIIAGFDLYFRRRQGFLQATRPQIYTAILALYLTLAVFIFLLIKFPYSVWGVGWDTLFLISVYGAGMAMISRVKKEDGGEKKLPHLQRSPMSVPGGGEKRQESVKDPSREIPVRRAWIGFIVASMIILVAGSVLTMTGDRIAVLTGLGSTFVGSFLIAASTSLPESVSVYMAFQLRNYQLAIGSILSSNLFNILILGGTDVFFRAGPILYAADAAHRITAMSGIVLLGLVLYALGRRRSRPLFYPVPSIVLVLLYFVYSYFIFLTSSKPQ, encoded by the coding sequence ATGGTCTATCTTTTATTTGCTATTTCCGCTGTTGTGACCATTATTGTTGCTGTGCGTTTGTCCACCTACGCGGATGTGATCAGTCATAAGACAGCATTTGGAGGTATGTTAATCGGTGCTGTTTTGCTCGCTATGGCAACATCCTTACCTGAGGTAACGACCAGTGTAACCGCAGTGTTGATCAATAATCCCGATCTGGCCGTGGGTAATTTATTGGGCAGTAACTTATTTAATTTGTTGATCATTGCTGGATTTGACCTTTATTTTCGTCGTCGGCAAGGCTTCCTGCAGGCAACCCGGCCGCAAATATATACCGCTATCCTGGCCCTCTATCTCACCTTGGCTGTCTTTATATTCTTGCTTATCAAGTTTCCCTATAGCGTGTGGGGCGTGGGTTGGGATACGTTATTTCTTATCAGTGTTTACGGGGCAGGCATGGCTATGATTTCCCGGGTAAAAAAAGAGGACGGAGGCGAGAAAAAGCTTCCTCATTTACAGCGAAGCCCCATGTCTGTTCCCGGAGGAGGAGAGAAGAGACAGGAGTCGGTAAAGGATCCTTCCCGGGAGATCCCTGTGCGCCGGGCTTGGATTGGCTTCATTGTGGCTTCTATGATCATCCTGGTGGCTGGTTCAGTCTTAACCATGACCGGAGACCGGATCGCCGTTTTGACTGGCTTAGGCTCAACATTTGTAGGCAGCTTTTTGATTGCCGCTTCCACTTCATTGCCTGAATCTGTATCGGTTTACATGGCTTTTCAACTGCGCAACTATCAATTGGCCATTGGCTCGATCTTGAGCAGTAATTTGTTCAACATCTTAATTCTAGGTGGCACGGATGTGTTTTTTCGTGCCGGACCTATTCTTTATGCAGCTGACGCAGCCCACCGTATCACAGCCATGTCAGGCATTGTTCTGCTGGGGCTTGTCCTCTACGCTCTGGGGCGCAGACGGTCTCGTCCCCTGTTTTATCCCGTGCCATCTATTGTGCTGGTTTTACTCTATTTTGTCTACAGTTACTTCATTTTTCTCACTTCATCCAAACCGCAATAA
- a CDS encoding methyl-accepting chemotaxis protein, producing MENRSRDRFHQIGFELNKMALEIKAIMAELASASELTQDISRSQAKEADQLAKTFEDLSAMTQEFQSGTQQQLASLEEANAMIREMQQAIESSQHNAGTALTLSERAFATADEGTAAVQKAEEHMQYIRRTIQETAQVIHRVSADANEVLNKVSAITDIAKQTNLLALNASIEAARAGEHGQGFAVVAQEVRKLAEDTSSFAANIIEILSQTDEQVNCAVRQVEASVQAIEEGVGVISETGQSITGLHQIVEQTRDQVADNHERATQLIDECTQLSKIMDELTRIAEDFTQSAAQTATAMDEQVNTVQALAQDAQKLSEQSEQLDTIVRRFRIE from the coding sequence GTGGAAAACCGTTCCAGGGATCGGTTTCATCAAATTGGTTTTGAATTAAACAAGATGGCGTTGGAGATCAAAGCGATTATGGCTGAATTGGCTTCCGCCTCGGAGTTGACTCAGGACATTAGCAGGAGTCAGGCCAAGGAAGCGGACCAACTGGCCAAAACATTTGAAGACTTGTCTGCCATGACCCAAGAGTTTCAGTCTGGCACCCAACAGCAATTGGCTTCATTGGAAGAAGCGAATGCCATGATACGAGAAATGCAACAGGCGATCGAAAGTTCACAGCACAACGCTGGAACCGCTTTAACATTAAGTGAACGGGCGTTTGCCACAGCAGATGAAGGGACCGCAGCTGTTCAAAAGGCGGAAGAGCATATGCAATATATCCGCCGTACGATACAAGAGACAGCTCAGGTGATTCACCGTGTTTCAGCTGACGCTAACGAAGTGCTGAATAAGGTATCTGCAATCACGGATATCGCCAAACAAACCAACTTGCTGGCTTTAAATGCTTCCATTGAAGCGGCCAGAGCGGGAGAACACGGGCAGGGATTTGCTGTCGTGGCCCAAGAGGTGCGCAAATTGGCTGAGGATACATCTTCTTTTGCCGCAAATATCATTGAGATTTTAAGTCAGACAGATGAACAGGTGAACTGTGCTGTCCGGCAAGTGGAAGCCAGTGTGCAAGCGATTGAGGAGGGTGTTGGCGTTATCAGTGAAACCGGTCAATCTATTACAGGACTGCATCAGATTGTTGAACAAACACGGGATCAGGTTGCGGACAATCACGAGCGGGCCACACAGTTAATTGATGAATGTACACAATTAAGCAAAATTATGGATGAACTGACCCGCATCGCTGAGGACTTTACCCAATCAGCTGCGCAAACAGCAACAGCGATGGATGAACAGGTGAACACCGTTCAAGCTTTGGCCCAAGATGCCCAAAAGTTATCTGAACAGTCGGAGCAGTTGGATACTATTGTTCGACGGTTCCGCATTGAATGA
- the aceA gene encoding isocitrate lyase translates to MINEQERLALEESWKAERWQGIERPYTAEDVLRLRGSVKIEYTLARLGAERLWELVNTEDYVNALGALTGNQAVQQVKAGLKAIYLSGWQVAADANLAGHMYPDQSLYPANSVPHVVKRINQALQRADQIEHAEGKRERYWFAPIVADAEAGFGGPLNVFELMKAMIEAGAAGVHFEDQLASEKKCGHLGGKVLLPTQHAVRNLIAARLAADVMGVPTVLIARTDANAARLLTSDVDPYDHPFLTGERSPEGYYYVRAGLDQAIARGLAYAPYADLIWCETSEPNLEEARQFAAAIHEKFPGKLLAYNCSPSFNWKKKLDNETIVNFQKELAEMGYKFQFVTLAGFHSLNHSMFELARGYKERGMAAYSELQQAEFASEKYGYTATRHQREVGTGYFDDVAQVISGGTTSTTALTGSTEEEQFTSSHYTQVRS, encoded by the coding sequence ATGATAAACGAACAAGAACGTTTAGCCTTGGAGGAAAGCTGGAAAGCAGAGCGTTGGCAAGGGATTGAACGTCCTTATACGGCCGAGGATGTGTTGCGTCTGAGAGGTTCCGTAAAGATTGAGTACACGCTGGCCCGGTTGGGAGCAGAACGCTTGTGGGAACTGGTTAACACCGAAGATTATGTCAATGCTTTGGGGGCCCTGACAGGTAACCAAGCCGTTCAGCAAGTGAAAGCAGGCTTAAAAGCCATTTACTTGAGCGGCTGGCAGGTGGCCGCTGATGCCAACCTAGCCGGTCACATGTATCCCGACCAAAGCTTATATCCGGCCAACAGTGTGCCCCATGTTGTCAAACGGATCAATCAAGCTTTGCAAAGGGCCGATCAAATTGAGCATGCTGAAGGCAAGAGGGAGCGCTATTGGTTTGCCCCCATTGTGGCTGATGCTGAAGCTGGATTTGGTGGTCCGCTTAACGTGTTTGAGCTGATGAAAGCGATGATCGAGGCCGGTGCAGCAGGCGTTCACTTTGAAGATCAACTGGCCTCGGAGAAAAAATGCGGCCACCTGGGCGGAAAAGTACTGTTACCCACCCAGCATGCGGTACGCAACCTGATTGCTGCCCGCCTGGCTGCCGATGTGATGGGGGTACCTACCGTGCTGATTGCCCGTACGGATGCCAATGCCGCCCGGCTGTTGACCAGCGATGTGGATCCCTATGATCATCCTTTCTTGACCGGAGAGCGTTCACCTGAGGGTTACTATTATGTGAGAGCCGGATTGGATCAAGCTATTGCCCGGGGATTGGCTTATGCCCCTTATGCCGATCTGATTTGGTGCGAAACATCAGAGCCTAACCTGGAGGAAGCCAGACAATTTGCCGCAGCCATTCATGAAAAGTTCCCGGGTAAACTGTTAGCTTACAACTGCTCCCCTTCCTTTAATTGGAAGAAAAAGCTGGACAATGAGACCATTGTCAACTTCCAGAAAGAGTTGGCCGAAATGGGCTACAAGTTTCAATTTGTTACACTGGCCGGTTTTCATTCGCTCAATCACAGCATGTTTGAATTGGCCAGAGGGTATAAAGAGCGTGGCATGGCTGCCTACTCTGAACTGCAGCAAGCGGAATTTGCCAGCGAAAAATACGGTTACACCGCCACACGCCACCAGCGTGAAGTGGGGACCGGATATTTCGACGATGTGGCCCAGGTGATCTCAGGAGGCACCACTTCCACAACAGCCCTTACCGGTTCAACAGAGGAAGAGCAATTTACCAGCTCCCACTATACACAAGTTAGGTCCTAA
- the bcp gene encoding thioredoxin-dependent thiol peroxidase: MAETMVGHSVPDISLPASDGREVSLTDFRGQYLVLYFYPKDMTPGCTTEACDFRDYHPLLAELGVKVIGVSPDDVQSHEKFIQKHNLPFLLLADTEQRLAKHFQVWTLKKMYGKEYMGIERSTFLIDREGKVVKEWRKVKVKGHVQEVVRAVEEQVTQ; this comes from the coding sequence ATGGCTGAGACGATGGTAGGTCACTCCGTGCCAGATATCAGCTTGCCAGCATCTGATGGCAGGGAGGTTTCTCTGACCGACTTTCGCGGGCAATACTTGGTCCTGTACTTTTATCCAAAAGATATGACTCCGGGCTGTACCACAGAAGCATGTGACTTTAGGGATTACCATCCATTGTTAGCAGAATTGGGCGTCAAGGTGATTGGTGTGAGTCCGGATGATGTGCAGTCCCATGAAAAATTTATTCAAAAACACAATCTTCCCTTTCTGTTGTTGGCCGATACCGAGCAACGTCTGGCCAAACATTTTCAAGTGTGGACCTTAAAGAAAATGTATGGTAAGGAATATATGGGCATTGAGCGCTCTACGTTCCTCATTGACCGGGAAGGCAAGGTTGTCAAAGAGTGGCGCAAAGTGAAGGTTAAAGGGCATGTCCAAGAGGTTGTTCGTGCTGTTGAAGAACAAGTGACTCAGTAG
- a CDS encoding AMP-binding protein, which produces MSARDFSSTDERLNEFKHFPVAWEPSEKGKTEANLTQFMQQYGIKDLNHLLQKSAEDLEWFYEAVLKALQIQWHQPYQQVVDLSKGSQWPRWFVGGKTNLVDNCLEKHIENGKGDHLALIWEGEPGDVCRRTYAELSREVTGLAAGLKKLGIKKGDRIGIFLPMLPQTPVALFACAKIGAIVIPIFSGYAADAVAKRLEDCGAKLLITADGYYRRGRTVNMKAVADQAVQAVPSVKHQVVVKRAGQDVDWVKGRDIWYDDLFDVNETAETASMASDEPFMIIYTSGTTGRPKGTVHTHVGFPIKNGIDMYFSFDVKETDRIFWLTDIGWMMGPWLFLGTTMHGAAMVLYEGTPDYPHPERMWQLIEDHQVSILGIAPTVIRALMNHGDEWTARYPLSSLRLLGSTGEPWTAKSWQWFLEKVGRGRCPIINYSGGTEVSGGILGCYPTLPLKPCCFHGPLPGIVADVVDEQGQSVVGSVGELVVRKPFVGMTQSFWQDDERYVDTYWSKWPDVWAHSDWAAVDEEGFWYILGRADDTIKVAGKRVGPSEIESAVSEHPAVSAAAAIGVPDEVKGEVPVLFVILRSGHEPSEALQRELVEQVTSRLGKALKPNRICFVDDLPRTRNAKIQRRLIRSKYLGQSLGDTSALENPQSLEQIKPLE; this is translated from the coding sequence ATGAGTGCGAGGGATTTTTCATCTACCGATGAGCGTTTGAATGAGTTTAAGCACTTTCCTGTGGCATGGGAGCCAAGCGAAAAGGGCAAAACCGAAGCTAATCTCACTCAATTTATGCAGCAGTATGGCATTAAAGATTTAAACCATTTGCTGCAAAAGTCGGCGGAAGATTTGGAATGGTTTTATGAGGCTGTGTTGAAAGCGCTTCAAATTCAATGGCATCAACCTTACCAACAAGTGGTCGACCTTTCCAAAGGCAGTCAGTGGCCCCGCTGGTTTGTCGGCGGCAAAACCAACTTAGTGGATAATTGCCTTGAAAAACATATTGAAAACGGAAAGGGAGACCACCTGGCCCTGATCTGGGAGGGGGAGCCGGGGGATGTGTGCCGCCGGACCTATGCTGAATTAAGCCGGGAGGTTACCGGGCTGGCTGCAGGATTGAAGAAACTGGGCATTAAGAAGGGAGACAGGATCGGCATCTTTCTGCCCATGCTGCCCCAGACCCCTGTAGCTCTGTTTGCCTGTGCCAAAATAGGGGCTATTGTCATTCCGATCTTCTCCGGTTATGCGGCCGATGCAGTGGCTAAACGCCTGGAAGATTGTGGCGCTAAGTTGTTGATTACAGCCGATGGCTACTACCGGCGAGGACGGACCGTCAACATGAAAGCGGTCGCTGATCAAGCCGTTCAAGCGGTCCCCTCTGTGAAGCATCAAGTGGTGGTCAAACGCGCCGGTCAAGACGTGGACTGGGTCAAGGGACGGGATATCTGGTATGATGACCTGTTTGATGTTAACGAAACAGCAGAAACAGCATCAATGGCCAGTGATGAACCGTTTATGATTATCTATACGTCTGGAACAACGGGGCGGCCCAAGGGAACCGTGCATACTCATGTGGGTTTTCCCATCAAAAATGGCATTGATATGTATTTCAGTTTTGATGTCAAGGAAACAGATCGCATCTTTTGGTTGACAGATATCGGTTGGATGATGGGGCCGTGGCTGTTCCTGGGCACAACCATGCACGGAGCTGCTATGGTTTTATATGAAGGCACGCCGGATTATCCTCACCCAGAGCGGATGTGGCAATTAATCGAGGATCATCAGGTAAGCATTTTGGGCATCGCTCCGACTGTCATCCGTGCCCTGATGAATCACGGGGACGAATGGACGGCTCGCTACCCCTTGTCCTCCCTGCGCCTTCTGGGCTCTACTGGTGAACCCTGGACGGCCAAATCGTGGCAATGGTTCCTAGAAAAAGTGGGACGGGGACGCTGTCCGATTATTAACTATTCTGGGGGAACAGAAGTGTCTGGGGGTATCTTAGGTTGTTATCCTACTTTGCCGCTTAAACCATGTTGCTTCCATGGTCCTTTGCCCGGCATAGTGGCCGATGTGGTCGATGAACAGGGGCAATCGGTTGTCGGCTCGGTTGGCGAACTTGTTGTGCGCAAACCGTTTGTAGGCATGACCCAGTCGTTCTGGCAGGATGATGAACGTTATGTGGACACATATTGGTCTAAATGGCCTGATGTATGGGCCCACAGCGACTGGGCAGCTGTTGATGAGGAAGGGTTCTGGTACATTTTGGGCCGTGCGGATGATACGATCAAGGTGGCCGGTAAACGGGTGGGTCCCTCCGAAATTGAATCGGCTGTTTCTGAGCACCCTGCCGTCAGTGCAGCTGCTGCAATCGGAGTGCCGGATGAGGTTAAAGGCGAAGTGCCTGTGTTGTTTGTCATCCTCCGCTCAGGGCATGAACCGTCTGAAGCATTACAACGGGAATTAGTGGAGCAAGTGACCAGCCGTTTGGGTAAAGCACTTAAACCGAACCGAATTTGTTTTGTCGATGATCTGCCCCGCACGCGCAATGCTAAAATCCAGCGGCGCCTCATCCGGTCCAAATATTTGGGACAATCGTTGGGCGATACGTCAGCCTTGGAAAATCCCCAGTCCTTGGAACAGATTAAACCTCTTGAGTAA
- a CDS encoding helix-turn-helix transcriptional regulator, translating to MHIGKRIAKLRRAQQLSLIDLADEHLSKNELFLIEAGHHLPRQAVLEDLARKLNVPAHYLLRFDQENALLMKQLRQLHLELDEGRVQKAEVLLKEIDQTYPYISSVEQELYFLLLKNYLYIHTKEASLAVKFFDEQIAPLVDGTTATQWPCSPSIVNLYYFVQGRILQYMYRYEESNRFFYKLLEQPLDERQQARVLYNIARNYYFLNDFDQANTYGYNALPLALKHHIWSLVTQTYILIGMISRKLKDYETAEEFYKRALELTELHEMVEFQTYVLNNLGSLCHDQEKYRESLTYFQKGLYLSKYIANPQLIISYYNVLETFLLLNEYEEFNWLMDEAKENCKDEKDRYLLQILEAKKFHQAGDIKMYEMLMEKCINYFARKNMLSYILDEIEQLADHFAKQKNHAKAKHYTMLLHNATHSVGAHQDTMPQP from the coding sequence ATGCATATTGGCAAGCGCATCGCCAAACTCCGCCGTGCACAGCAGTTATCGTTGATTGACCTAGCAGATGAGCACTTGTCCAAAAATGAATTGTTTTTAATTGAAGCAGGCCACCACCTTCCAAGACAGGCTGTCTTGGAAGACCTGGCTCGAAAATTGAATGTCCCTGCTCATTATCTGCTGCGTTTTGACCAGGAAAATGCGCTTTTGATGAAACAGCTGAGGCAATTACATTTGGAACTGGATGAGGGGCGAGTCCAAAAAGCGGAAGTGTTACTCAAGGAGATTGATCAAACCTATCCGTATATCTCCTCTGTGGAACAGGAACTCTATTTTTTGTTGCTTAAGAATTACCTCTATATCCATACAAAAGAGGCCTCCCTGGCGGTTAAATTCTTCGATGAACAGATTGCTCCTTTGGTGGATGGCACTACAGCTACGCAGTGGCCCTGTTCCCCTTCCATTGTTAACCTGTATTACTTTGTTCAGGGCCGCATTCTTCAATATATGTACAGATATGAGGAAAGCAACCGCTTTTTTTACAAACTGTTGGAGCAGCCGCTTGATGAACGCCAACAAGCTCGGGTGCTTTATAATATTGCTCGCAATTACTATTTTTTAAATGATTTTGATCAAGCCAACACTTATGGTTATAATGCCCTGCCGCTCGCCCTCAAACACCATATATGGTCATTGGTCACGCAAACGTATATCTTGATCGGCATGATTAGCAGGAAATTAAAAGATTATGAAACAGCAGAGGAATTTTACAAGCGGGCCTTGGAGTTGACAGAATTACATGAAATGGTTGAATTCCAGACTTATGTTTTAAATAATTTGGGAAGTTTATGTCACGATCAAGAAAAATACCGGGAAAGTCTGACCTACTTTCAAAAAGGATTGTATTTATCCAAGTATATTGCTAATCCACAACTGATCATCAGCTATTATAATGTGTTGGAGACTTTTTTGCTTCTTAATGAATATGAGGAGTTTAATTGGCTTATGGATGAAGCCAAGGAGAATTGTAAGGATGAGAAGGACAGGTATCTGCTCCAGATTTTAGAGGCCAAAAAATTCCATCAAGCAGGGGATATCAAGATGTATGAAATGTTGATGGAAAAATGCATTAACTATTTCGCCCGTAAAAATATGTTGTCTTATATATTGGATGAAATTGAGCAGCTGGCGGATCATTTTGCAAAACAGAAAAACCATGCTAAGGCCAAACACTATACTATGCTGTTACACAATGCTACCCATTCAGTTGGAGCACACCAAGATACAATGCCCCAGCCTTAA
- a CDS encoding biotin transporter BioY, producing the protein MKLKDMMYVALFAAVTAALGLLPPIPLPFTPVPITSQTLGVMLAGAILGARLGSLSLLLFVFLVAVGAPVLTGGRGGLPIILGPSGGYILSWPIAAFVIGFLVERFWSRLNVWKVFVFNILGGMIVIYAAGIPYQAFVTDLPLQATALSAVAYLPGDLLKALIAALVAVKIKQVRPFIQPRMANRSSSQ; encoded by the coding sequence ATGAAGCTGAAAGATATGATGTATGTGGCATTATTTGCAGCGGTAACAGCAGCGCTGGGTTTATTGCCCCCCATTCCCCTGCCGTTTACCCCTGTGCCTATCACCTCACAAACTTTAGGAGTCATGTTAGCCGGTGCTATTTTGGGTGCCCGCCTGGGTAGTTTAAGTTTGCTCTTATTTGTGTTTCTTGTGGCTGTCGGTGCTCCTGTTTTAACCGGCGGACGGGGGGGACTGCCGATTATACTGGGTCCCAGCGGAGGGTACATATTAAGCTGGCCTATAGCCGCTTTTGTCATTGGCTTTTTGGTGGAACGTTTTTGGAGCCGTTTAAATGTGTGGAAGGTGTTTGTATTCAATATTTTGGGAGGCATGATCGTCATTTATGCGGCAGGTATTCCCTACCAGGCTTTTGTTACAGATTTGCCTTTGCAAGCAACAGCCCTCTCTGCTGTGGCCTATCTTCCGGGCGACCTGCTCAAGGCGTTGATTGCCGCGTTGGTGGCTGTCAAAATAAAACAGGTCCGTCCATTCATACAACCGCGCATGGCCAATCGCTCCTCTTCTCAATAA
- a CDS encoding AMP-binding protein: protein MMLTAPILSHAKHYPNKPAIRTGSQEVVYGQLAADIMTIASWLRQGSICTQLQTKADWPVSVLFIVPTMAAAIMQELEHREEVPTAHHLQKIISSGAKWQAVDKRKLGTFFPHTGLYEFYGASELSFVSVLSPQDQLSRGASVGRPFYGVEISIRNQDGQEVAPGEVGQVYVKSDMFFSGYVHDQQATQEVLQGEWATVGDVGTVDEDGYLYLVGRAKNMIISGGLNVYPEEVERVLKQLPCIEEAAVIGVPDDYWGEKVAAVVKFRTGERLEQEEIRQYVRQYLARYKCPREIIEVSTFPYTSSGKIARRKLQEMILAQKHGNNVRT, encoded by the coding sequence ATGATGCTAACTGCACCGATCTTAAGTCATGCTAAACACTATCCTAATAAACCGGCAATAAGGACGGGGAGCCAGGAGGTGGTCTATGGGCAATTGGCAGCTGATATCATGACAATTGCCTCCTGGTTAAGGCAGGGAAGCATCTGTACTCAGCTCCAAACCAAAGCGGACTGGCCTGTTTCGGTCCTGTTTATTGTCCCTACCATGGCCGCAGCAATCATGCAGGAATTGGAACATCGGGAGGAAGTACCGACTGCCCATCATCTGCAAAAAATCATTTCTTCAGGAGCAAAATGGCAAGCAGTGGACAAACGTAAACTGGGCACGTTTTTTCCGCACACGGGCTTGTATGAATTTTATGGTGCTTCCGAATTAAGTTTTGTGAGTGTGCTCTCTCCCCAAGATCAGCTGTCTAGAGGCGCTTCCGTTGGCCGCCCCTTTTACGGGGTAGAGATCTCCATTCGCAATCAAGATGGGCAGGAAGTGGCCCCGGGGGAAGTCGGTCAAGTGTATGTTAAAAGTGACATGTTTTTTTCCGGGTATGTCCACGATCAACAGGCAACCCAAGAAGTGTTACAAGGGGAATGGGCCACTGTTGGAGATGTGGGAACTGTCGACGAAGACGGCTATTTGTATCTTGTCGGACGGGCTAAAAACATGATCATTAGCGGCGGGTTGAATGTTTATCCCGAAGAAGTGGAACGGGTCTTGAAACAGCTGCCCTGCATTGAAGAAGCCGCCGTGATTGGTGTACCTGACGATTATTGGGGAGAGAAGGTGGCAGCTGTTGTTAAGTTCAGAACAGGTGAGCGTCTGGAGCAAGAGGAGATCAGGCAGTATGTCAGGCAATATCTGGCCCGCTACAAGTGCCCCCGGGAGATTATTGAAGTATCCACCTTTCCTTATACATCTAGCGGGAAAATTGCCCGGCGCAAGTTACAGGAGATGATTCTGGCCCAAAAGCATGGCAACAATGTGCGCACTTAA